A single window of Oerskovia paurometabola DNA harbors:
- a CDS encoding kynureninase, with the protein MTSSQASPPTARTRTPARRAAALDAADPLARFRDEFVPSDDVVAYLDGNSLGRPTRASAERLARFTTEQWASRLIRGWDESWYDLPLAIGDRIGQTVLGAAPGQTFVGDSTTVILYKLVRAALDARPGRTEIVVDTGNFPTDRFVLQGVAAERGATLRWLSPDPDAGVTPDEVACVVGPQTALVVLSHVAYRSGFLADAGTITRVAHDAGALVLWDLCHSAGAVPVALDAWDVDLAAGCTYKYLNGGPGSPAFGYVRADLQTALTQPIQGWMGSDAPFEMGPAYAPHTGVRRFLSGTPAVVGMLAMQDMLDLLDEAGNVAGADAVRDKSVRLTTFALDLVDELLVPLGVRVASPRDPARRGSHVTVDHPAFEHVVGRLWAQGIIPDFRRPDGLRLGLSPLSTSFAEVQVGVEAIRATLLEEPSPGPADAPADVAPSG; encoded by the coding sequence GTGACCAGCAGCCAGGCCAGTCCCCCGACCGCCCGCACCCGGACTCCCGCGCGACGCGCCGCAGCCCTCGACGCCGCCGACCCGCTCGCCCGGTTCCGGGACGAGTTCGTGCCCTCCGACGACGTGGTCGCCTACCTCGACGGCAACTCTCTGGGGCGTCCCACGCGCGCGAGCGCCGAGCGCCTGGCCCGCTTCACGACCGAGCAGTGGGCCTCGCGCCTCATCCGCGGCTGGGACGAGTCCTGGTACGACCTGCCGCTCGCGATCGGCGACCGGATCGGGCAGACCGTGCTCGGCGCGGCGCCGGGCCAGACGTTCGTGGGCGACTCGACGACCGTGATCCTCTACAAGCTCGTGCGCGCGGCGCTCGACGCCCGCCCGGGGCGCACCGAGATCGTGGTGGACACCGGGAACTTCCCCACGGACCGGTTCGTGCTCCAGGGCGTCGCGGCCGAACGGGGCGCGACGCTGCGCTGGCTCTCCCCGGACCCCGACGCGGGCGTGACCCCGGACGAGGTCGCGTGCGTCGTCGGGCCGCAGACCGCGCTCGTGGTCCTCAGCCACGTCGCCTACCGGTCCGGGTTCCTCGCCGACGCGGGCACGATCACGCGCGTCGCCCACGACGCCGGGGCGCTCGTGCTGTGGGACCTGTGCCACTCCGCGGGGGCCGTGCCCGTCGCGCTCGACGCCTGGGACGTGGACCTCGCGGCGGGCTGCACCTACAAGTACCTCAACGGCGGCCCCGGGTCGCCCGCGTTCGGGTACGTGCGCGCGGACCTCCAGACGGCGCTGACCCAGCCGATCCAGGGCTGGATGGGCAGCGACGCGCCGTTCGAGATGGGGCCCGCGTACGCACCGCACACGGGGGTACGACGCTTCCTCAGCGGGACGCCCGCCGTCGTCGGGATGCTCGCGATGCAGGACATGCTCGACCTGCTCGACGAGGCGGGGAACGTCGCCGGGGCCGATGCCGTGCGGGACAAGTCGGTCCGGCTCACCACGTTCGCGCTCGACCTCGTGGACGAGCTGCTCGTCCCCCTCGGGGTACGCGTCGCCTCGCCCCGCGACCCGGCCCGGCGCGGCAGCCACGTCACCGTCGACCACCCCGCGTTCGAGCACGTGGTCGGGCGGCTGTGGGCGCAGGGCATCATCCCCGACTTCCGCCGCCCCGACGGTCTGCGGCTCGGGCTCTCGCCCCTGTCGACGAGCTTCGCCGAGGTGCAGGTCGGGGTCGAGGCGATCCGCGCAACCCTCCTCGAGGAACCCTCGCCTGGGCCTGCCGACGCTCCCGCGGACGTGGCGCCGTCGGGCTGA
- a CDS encoding tryptophan 2,3-dioxygenase, with protein sequence MTTPSPGSERPLEPDIVTDLREQMTYGSYLHLDTLLDAQAPVSEPAHHDEMLFIVQHQTTELWLKLVLQELVSARALIAADDLQSALKRIARVKHVQRTLTEQWSVLATLTPSEYAQFRGFLGHASGFQSWQYRAVEFLLGNKNARMLSVFDAEPAARAELERLLHEPSVYDEFLRYLARHGHDVPARVLERDVTQGYTLDEDLVETFRTIYDDPEGNWLAYESCEELVDLEDNFQLWRFRHMKTVLRIIGTKRGTGGSSGVGFLEKALDLTFFPELFAVRTEIGRA encoded by the coding sequence ATGACAACGCCGTCACCGGGCAGCGAGCGCCCGCTCGAGCCCGACATCGTGACCGACCTGCGCGAGCAGATGACGTACGGCTCGTACCTGCACCTGGACACGCTCCTGGACGCGCAGGCCCCGGTCAGCGAGCCCGCCCACCACGACGAGATGCTCTTCATCGTGCAGCACCAGACGACCGAGCTGTGGCTCAAGCTGGTCCTGCAGGAGCTGGTCTCGGCGCGCGCGCTCATCGCGGCCGACGACCTCCAGTCCGCGCTCAAGCGCATCGCGCGGGTCAAGCACGTCCAGCGCACGCTGACCGAGCAGTGGTCCGTCCTGGCGACCCTCACGCCGAGCGAGTACGCGCAGTTCCGCGGGTTCCTGGGCCACGCGTCCGGGTTCCAGTCGTGGCAGTACCGCGCGGTCGAGTTCCTGCTGGGCAACAAGAACGCGCGCATGCTCTCGGTGTTCGACGCCGAGCCCGCGGCGCGCGCCGAGCTCGAGCGCCTGCTGCACGAGCCGAGCGTCTACGACGAGTTCCTGCGCTACCTCGCGCGGCACGGCCACGACGTGCCGGCCCGCGTGCTCGAGCGCGACGTCACGCAGGGCTACACGCTCGACGAGGACCTGGTCGAGACCTTCCGCACGATCTACGACGACCCCGAGGGCAACTGGCTCGCCTACGAGAGCTGCGAGGAGCTCGTCGACCTCGAGGACAACTTCCAGCTCTGGCGCTTTCGTCACATGAAGACCGTGCTGCGCATCATCGGGACCAAGCGCGGCACGGGCGGGTCGAGCGGCGTGGGCTTCCTCGAGAAGGCCCTCGACCTGACGTTCTTCCCCGAGCTGTTCGCGGTGCGCACCGAGATCGGCCGGGCGTGA
- a CDS encoding magnesium and cobalt transport protein CorA gives MTTIDSRIYVGGHRTASPPDLQGVADDLERSGGVAWIGLLDPSEDDLETVAAKFGLHPLAVEDAHKGHQRAKLERYGETVFVVIRPAWYDDRAERVDIGEVHLFVGPRFVVTVRHGDRLDLTAARDALEAEPEFLGRGPEAMLTAFLDAIVDGYAPVVAGLVNDIDEVEDSLFGQGNVDPTLSQRIYNLLSQVIALQRAIGPLPDMVHGLLRGADRYGTGDEVQNRLRNVLDHTLRVTDRVDGSRSLLENALTVHSTLVSLEQNDAMRRMSSASLAQGEESRRLAEETIDQGEQVKKISSWAAILFTPTLIAGIYGMNFDFMPELHWTWGYPYALLLMACFGFGLWGIFKWRRWL, from the coding sequence ATGACGACGATCGACAGCCGCATCTACGTCGGCGGACACCGCACCGCGTCCCCACCTGACCTCCAGGGCGTCGCCGACGACCTGGAGCGCTCGGGAGGCGTCGCATGGATCGGGCTGCTGGACCCGAGCGAGGACGATCTCGAGACCGTCGCTGCGAAGTTCGGTCTGCACCCGTTGGCCGTCGAGGACGCCCACAAGGGGCACCAGCGCGCGAAGCTCGAACGGTACGGCGAGACCGTGTTCGTCGTGATCCGCCCCGCCTGGTACGACGACCGGGCCGAGCGCGTCGACATCGGCGAGGTGCACCTGTTCGTCGGGCCCCGGTTCGTCGTCACCGTCCGCCACGGCGATCGACTGGACCTGACAGCGGCTCGGGACGCGCTCGAAGCCGAACCCGAGTTCCTCGGCCGAGGGCCCGAGGCAATGCTCACGGCGTTCCTCGACGCCATCGTCGACGGCTATGCGCCCGTCGTGGCCGGCCTGGTGAACGACATCGACGAGGTCGAGGACAGCCTCTTCGGCCAGGGCAACGTGGATCCCACGTTGTCCCAGCGGATCTACAACCTGCTCTCCCAGGTCATCGCCCTCCAGCGGGCGATCGGCCCCCTCCCGGACATGGTGCACGGACTGCTGCGCGGGGCAGACCGCTACGGCACAGGCGACGAGGTGCAGAACCGGTTGCGCAACGTCCTGGACCACACGCTTCGCGTGACGGACCGCGTCGACGGTTCGCGGTCCCTGCTCGAGAACGCCCTGACCGTGCACTCCACGCTCGTCTCGCTCGAGCAGAACGACGCCATGCGCCGCATGTCCAGCGCGAGCCTCGCCCAGGGCGAGGAAAGCCGCCGCCTCGCGGAGGAGACCATCGACCAGGGCGAACAGGTCAAGAAGATCTCCTCCTGGGCCGCGATCCTGTTCACCCCGACCCTCATCGCCGGCATCTACGGTATGAACTTCGACTTCATGCCCGAGCTCCACTGGACCTGGGGCTACCCGTACGCCTTGCTCCTCATGGCCTGCTTCGGCTTCGGGCTCTGGGGCATCTTCAAGTGGCGCCGCTGGCTCTGA
- a CDS encoding ATP-binding cassette domain-containing protein has product MSTATRTDESSALPLADSHDMIRVQGARENNLKDVSVEIPKRRLTVFTGVSGSGKSSLVFGTIAAESQRMINETYSAFLQGFMPSLSRPEVDHLEGLTTAIIVDQERMGANPRSTVGTVTDANAMLRILFSRLGQPQIGSPQAYSFNVPSVSGSGAITIERGGKTQAEKATFHQLGGMCPRCEGMGNVNDFDLTALYDDSKSLDEGALMIPGYSMDGWYGRIYRGSGFFDATKPISTFTKRELHDLLYKEPTKIKVDGINVTFEGLIPKIQKSFLSKDVDAMQPHIRAFVEKAVTFQTCPECHGTRLSPEARSSKIAGTSIADACQMQITDLAEWVRGLDEPSLAPLLKGLQHLLDSFAEIGLGYLSLDRPSGTLSGGEAQRTKMIRHLGSSLTDVTYVFDEPTIGLHPHDIERMNSLLLQLRDKGNTVLVVEHKPEAIAIADHVVDLGPGAGTAGGEIVFEGTLDGLRASDTTTGRHLDDRATLKEAVRPPSGQLEIRGASEHNLRDVDVDVPLGVLCVVTGVAGSGKSSLIHGSVAGREGVVVIDQSAIRGSRRSNPATYTGLLDPIRKAFAKANGVKPALFSANSEGACPVCNGAGVIYTDLGVMATVETTCEECGGKRFQAAVLEYTLGGRNIAEVLAMSVTDAETFFADGDGRIPAAHSILSRLVDVGLGYLSLGQPLTTLSGGERQRIKLATQMGAKGDVYVLDEPTTGLHLADVEQLLGLLDRLVEAGRSVIVIEHHQAVMAHADWIIDLGPGAGHDGGRVVFEGTPADLVADRSTLTGEHLAAYVGG; this is encoded by the coding sequence ATGAGCACGGCCACGAGGACGGACGAGTCGTCCGCACTGCCCCTTGCCGACAGCCACGACATGATCCGCGTGCAGGGCGCACGTGAGAACAACCTCAAGGACGTCAGCGTCGAGATCCCCAAGCGCCGGCTCACCGTCTTCACCGGTGTCTCGGGCTCGGGCAAGAGCTCCCTGGTGTTCGGCACGATCGCGGCCGAGTCGCAGCGCATGATCAACGAGACGTACAGCGCGTTCCTGCAGGGCTTCATGCCCTCGCTCTCCCGGCCCGAGGTCGACCACCTCGAGGGGCTCACGACGGCCATCATCGTCGACCAGGAGCGCATGGGGGCCAACCCGCGCTCGACGGTCGGGACCGTCACGGACGCGAACGCGATGCTGCGCATCCTGTTCAGCCGCCTCGGGCAGCCGCAGATCGGCTCGCCCCAGGCGTACTCGTTCAACGTGCCCTCGGTGTCCGGCAGCGGCGCGATCACGATCGAGCGGGGTGGCAAGACGCAGGCCGAGAAGGCGACGTTCCACCAGCTCGGCGGCATGTGCCCGCGCTGCGAGGGCATGGGCAACGTCAACGACTTCGACCTGACCGCGCTCTACGACGACAGCAAGTCCCTCGACGAGGGCGCGCTCATGATCCCCGGCTACTCGATGGACGGTTGGTACGGGCGCATCTACCGCGGCTCGGGGTTCTTCGACGCGACCAAGCCGATCAGCACGTTCACCAAGCGCGAGCTGCACGACCTGCTCTACAAGGAACCGACCAAGATCAAGGTCGACGGCATCAACGTCACGTTCGAGGGCCTCATCCCCAAGATCCAGAAGTCCTTCCTGTCCAAGGACGTCGACGCGATGCAGCCCCACATCCGGGCGTTCGTCGAGAAGGCCGTGACGTTCCAGACCTGCCCCGAGTGCCACGGGACCCGCCTGAGCCCCGAGGCGCGGTCGTCGAAGATCGCCGGCACGAGCATCGCCGACGCGTGCCAGATGCAGATCACCGACCTCGCGGAGTGGGTGCGCGGCCTCGACGAGCCGTCCCTGGCGCCCCTGCTCAAGGGCCTGCAGCACCTGCTCGACTCGTTCGCCGAGATCGGGCTGGGGTACCTCTCGCTCGACCGACCGTCGGGGACCCTGTCCGGCGGCGAGGCCCAGCGCACCAAGATGATCCGGCACCTCGGCTCCTCGCTCACCGACGTCACGTACGTCTTCGACGAGCCGACCATCGGCCTGCACCCGCACGACATCGAGCGCATGAACTCCCTGCTGCTCCAGCTCCGGGACAAGGGCAACACGGTCCTCGTCGTCGAGCACAAGCCCGAGGCCATCGCGATCGCGGACCACGTCGTGGACCTGGGCCCGGGCGCGGGCACCGCGGGCGGCGAGATCGTCTTCGAGGGCACGCTCGACGGCCTCCGAGCCTCCGACACCACCACGGGCCGCCACCTCGACGACCGCGCGACGCTCAAGGAGGCCGTGCGCCCCCCGAGCGGGCAGCTCGAGATCCGGGGGGCGAGCGAGCACAACCTGCGCGACGTCGACGTCGACGTGCCGCTCGGCGTGCTGTGCGTCGTGACGGGCGTCGCCGGGTCCGGCAAGAGCTCGCTCATCCACGGGTCCGTCGCGGGGCGCGAGGGCGTCGTGGTGATCGACCAGAGCGCGATCCGCGGCTCGCGGCGCAGCAACCCCGCCACGTACACGGGCCTCCTCGACCCGATCCGCAAGGCGTTCGCCAAGGCCAACGGGGTCAAGCCCGCGCTGTTCAGCGCCAACTCCGAGGGCGCCTGCCCGGTCTGCAACGGCGCGGGCGTCATCTACACCGACCTGGGCGTCATGGCCACGGTCGAGACCACGTGCGAGGAGTGCGGCGGCAAGCGGTTCCAGGCGGCCGTGCTCGAGTACACGCTCGGCGGGCGCAACATCGCCGAGGTGCTCGCGATGTCCGTGACGGACGCCGAGACGTTCTTCGCCGACGGCGACGGGCGCATCCCCGCGGCCCACTCGATCCTGAGCCGGCTGGTCGACGTCGGGCTCGGATACCTGAGCCTGGGCCAGCCCCTCACGACGCTGTCCGGCGGTGAGCGCCAGCGCATCAAGCTCGCGACGCAGATGGGCGCCAAGGGCGACGTCTACGTCCTCGACGAGCCGACCACGGGCCTGCACCTGGCCGACGTCGAACAGCTCCTCGGCCTCCTCGACCGGCTCGTCGAGGCGGGCCGGTCGGTCATCGTGATCGAGCACCACCAGGCCGTCATGGCGCACGCGGACTGGATCATCGACCTCGGTCCGGGCGCCGGTCACGACGGCGGTCGCGTCGTCTTCGAGGGCACCCCCGCGGACCTCGTCGCGGACCGCTCGACCCTCACGGGCGAGCACCTCGCGGCGTACGTGGGCGGCTGA
- a CDS encoding amidohydrolase family protein, which produces MSAGPEERAAVTFAVDARWERGTGWTGPTAVVATPGGFRSRVGTDPAPTHRLEGVLLPGFRDAHVHLALVDAGALFRGGLAAVDDLGGDPAVLAALAVCSARSARSTSSARPDRAGALPEVRFAGAFLTAPGGYPSDRSWAPPGSVEEIAGPEQAVAAVDRQVEAGASFLKVALHADAGPVPDDATLRALVGRAHEHGRTVVAHTEGAGQAERALVAGVDRLAHCPFSERLPDRLVRAAARSQTWVSTLDVHGWGSPAAPYAVALDNLTRFVAAGGAVVYGTDQGNGPLPVGVDERELVALQSAGLATDGLLLALTSAPTPVACTFLPGPRPAPGAPPEEVAAWLARATVLRPRDLLGREPPARDGPTADPPSADASGRAVTTHDLSLDDPTREHHP; this is translated from the coding sequence GTGAGCGCTGGACCGGAAGAGCGCGCCGCGGTCACCTTCGCGGTCGACGCCCGCTGGGAGCGGGGCACGGGATGGACCGGCCCGACGGCGGTCGTCGCCACCCCGGGCGGCTTCCGGTCGCGCGTGGGTACCGACCCCGCCCCGACCCATCGCCTCGAGGGCGTCCTCCTGCCCGGCTTCCGCGACGCCCACGTCCACCTGGCGCTGGTCGACGCCGGGGCCCTGTTCCGGGGCGGGCTCGCCGCAGTCGACGACCTGGGTGGCGACCCGGCGGTGCTGGCGGCGCTCGCGGTCTGCTCGGCCCGTTCGGCCCGTTCGACATCGTCAGCCCGGCCCGATCGTGCCGGCGCCCTGCCCGAGGTCCGCTTCGCCGGGGCGTTCCTCACGGCCCCCGGCGGCTACCCGTCGGACCGGTCGTGGGCCCCGCCGGGGTCCGTCGAGGAGATCGCCGGCCCCGAGCAGGCCGTGGCCGCGGTCGACCGACAGGTCGAGGCCGGCGCGAGCTTCCTCAAGGTCGCCCTGCACGCGGACGCGGGCCCCGTCCCCGACGACGCGACCCTCCGCGCGCTCGTGGGGCGGGCGCACGAGCACGGCCGGACCGTGGTCGCGCACACCGAGGGCGCGGGCCAGGCCGAGCGGGCACTCGTGGCGGGCGTGGACCGGCTCGCGCACTGCCCGTTCAGCGAGCGGCTGCCGGACCGCCTCGTGAGAGCGGCGGCGCGTTCCCAGACCTGGGTCAGCACGCTCGACGTCCACGGCTGGGGCTCCCCGGCGGCCCCGTACGCGGTGGCCCTCGACAACCTCACGCGGTTCGTCGCGGCGGGCGGCGCGGTCGTCTACGGGACGGACCAGGGCAACGGGCCGCTGCCCGTCGGGGTCGACGAGCGCGAGCTCGTCGCGCTCCAGTCCGCAGGTCTCGCCACGGACGGGCTGCTGCTCGCCCTGACCTCCGCACCGACCCCGGTCGCCTGCACGTTCCTGCCCGGGCCGAGACCCGCGCCGGGCGCCCCGCCCGAGGAGGTCGCCGCCTGGCTCGCGCGTGCGACGGTGCTCAGGCCACGCGACCTCCTCGGCCGGGAACCACCTGCACGTGACGGACCGACGGCCGACCCGCCCTCGGCCGACGCCTCCGGCCGTGCGGTGACCACCCACGACCTGTCCCTCGACGACCCGACCAGGGAGCACCACCCGTGA
- the helR gene encoding RNA polymerase recycling motor ATPase HelR has product MTPSSTSVFALPARLSPKADPALVDRDEQHFAAISASLDETTRDVSARLDAARRSPGGSGTLALERDQEIHRLSSRLRTLRRYGVDLCLGRMVAEDGAEPVYVGRLGLTDRAGRRLLVDWRSPTAAPFFSATSAHPLGLASRRRYRWTQGRISDYWDEVFTTDGTAAGLASHVTLDDQSAFIASLGAERTPRMRDVLGTIQADQDAIIRAGSDGALVVDGGPGTGKTVVALHRAAYLLYADPHVGRHRGGVLVVGPHQPYLDYVEDVLPSLGEEGVQTCTLRDLVPEGAKATVEAEPAVARLKASARMVAAIEPAVRLYERPPRTGTTVETPWLDLRLGADDWAEAFDAPDPGTPHNEARDVVWEALIEILMDRLGDAQGDDGLPLDLVRRSLVTHRDLAKTLNTAWPLLEPSDLVGDLWDVPAYLRMCAPWLTPDEVRSLQRDEPQAWTVSDLPLLDAARQRLGDPEASRRRRRHAAQVAAEREEMSNVVDHLIATDDSELQVMSMLRGQDLRDALVDDASRPDVTPDRLAGPFAHVVVDEAQELTDAEWQMLALRCPSRSFTVVGDRAQARHGFTESWRERLERVGLSQVDVASLTINYRTPQEVMAEAEPVIRAALPDANVPTSVRSGHAPVLHGAPEDLDAILDRWLAEHQGVACVVGDPAFRATERVRSLTPVLAKGLEFDLVVLVDPASFGEGDDGIAGAVDRYVAMTRATQQLVILTPGNAPLSA; this is encoded by the coding sequence ATGACCCCCTCGAGCACGAGCGTGTTCGCCCTCCCTGCCCGCCTCTCCCCCAAGGCCGACCCGGCCCTCGTCGACCGCGACGAGCAGCACTTCGCGGCCATCTCGGCCAGCCTCGACGAGACGACCAGGGACGTGTCCGCGCGCCTCGACGCGGCCCGCAGGTCGCCCGGCGGCAGCGGGACGCTCGCCCTGGAGCGCGACCAGGAGATCCACCGCCTGTCCTCGCGGCTACGGACGCTGCGCCGCTACGGCGTGGACCTGTGCCTGGGCCGCATGGTCGCCGAGGACGGCGCCGAGCCCGTGTACGTCGGGCGCCTGGGCCTCACGGACCGCGCGGGTCGTCGCCTGCTGGTCGACTGGCGCTCCCCCACGGCCGCACCGTTCTTCAGCGCGACGAGCGCGCACCCCTTGGGGCTCGCGAGCCGCCGCCGGTACCGCTGGACGCAGGGGCGCATCAGCGACTACTGGGACGAGGTCTTCACGACGGACGGCACGGCCGCGGGCCTCGCGTCCCACGTGACCCTCGACGACCAGTCGGCCTTCATCGCGAGCCTGGGAGCCGAGCGGACCCCGCGGATGCGCGACGTGCTGGGCACCATCCAGGCCGACCAGGACGCCATCATCCGTGCGGGTTCGGACGGCGCCCTCGTGGTCGACGGCGGGCCGGGCACGGGCAAGACCGTCGTGGCCCTGCACCGCGCGGCGTACCTGCTGTACGCCGACCCGCACGTCGGACGGCACCGGGGCGGGGTGCTCGTCGTCGGGCCGCACCAGCCGTACCTCGACTACGTCGAGGACGTCCTGCCGAGCCTGGGCGAAGAGGGCGTGCAGACGTGCACGCTGCGCGACCTCGTCCCCGAGGGCGCGAAGGCCACGGTCGAGGCAGAGCCGGCCGTGGCCCGCCTCAAGGCGTCCGCCCGCATGGTCGCGGCGATCGAGCCCGCGGTGCGGCTGTACGAGCGTCCTCCCCGGACGGGCACGACCGTCGAGACCCCGTGGCTCGACCTGCGGCTCGGCGCCGACGACTGGGCCGAGGCGTTCGACGCCCCTGACCCCGGCACGCCGCACAACGAGGCGCGCGACGTGGTCTGGGAGGCGTTGATCGAGATCCTGATGGACAGGCTCGGCGACGCGCAGGGCGACGACGGGCTGCCGCTCGACCTCGTGCGCCGCTCCCTGGTGACCCACCGCGACCTGGCGAAGACCCTCAACACGGCCTGGCCGCTCCTGGAGCCGTCCGACCTCGTCGGCGACCTGTGGGACGTGCCCGCCTACCTGAGGATGTGCGCGCCCTGGCTCACGCCGGACGAGGTCCGGTCGTTGCAGCGCGACGAGCCGCAGGCCTGGACGGTCTCGGACCTGCCCCTCCTGGACGCGGCACGGCAGCGGCTCGGTGACCCCGAGGCGTCGCGCCGCCGTCGCCGGCACGCAGCGCAGGTCGCGGCGGAGCGTGAGGAGATGAGCAACGTCGTCGACCACCTCATCGCGACCGACGACTCCGAGCTGCAGGTCATGTCGATGCTGCGTGGTCAGGACCTGCGCGACGCCCTGGTCGACGACGCCTCCCGGCCGGACGTGACACCCGACCGGCTCGCGGGACCGTTCGCGCACGTCGTGGTCGACGAGGCGCAGGAGCTCACGGACGCCGAGTGGCAGATGCTGGCGCTGCGGTGCCCGTCGCGCAGCTTCACGGTCGTCGGGGACCGCGCGCAGGCGCGGCACGGGTTCACCGAGTCCTGGCGCGAGCGGCTCGAACGCGTCGGCCTGTCGCAGGTCGACGTGGCGTCGTTGACCATCAACTACCGGACGCCGCAGGAGGTCATGGCCGAGGCCGAGCCGGTCATCCGGGCCGCGCTGCCGGACGCCAACGTGCCCACGTCGGTCCGCAGCGGCCATGCGCCCGTCCTGCACGGCGCTCCCGAGGACCTGGACGCGATCCTCGACCGGTGGCTCGCCGAGCACCAGGGCGTCGCGTGCGTGGTCGGGGACCCCGCGTTCCGGGCGACCGAGCGCGTGCGCTCCCTGACCCCGGTGCTCGCGAAGGGGCTCGAGTTCGACCTCGTGGTCCTGGTCGACCCCGCGTCGTTCGGCGAGGGCGACGACGGCATCGCGGGCGCCGTCGACCGCTACGTCGCGATGACCCGCGCGACCCAGCAGCTCGTGATCCTCACCCCCGGGAACGCGCCGCTGTCGGCCTGA
- a CDS encoding GNAT family N-acetyltransferase: protein MDTETGRTSSILLDDLAQDRASREEMLGRLRGVTAAPGQDRFVSSAAEIVALAEADPGRHLLVASRGEEVAGLGVLHPGGAPTEVVALLDGPATGDVVLFRGFLVDAAHQGQGVGTAVAAALPALAARLAERLGRGPFAAVVLTVNEENVAGLRAYARGGFVDRGRYLGGDAGPQRVMAHAL from the coding sequence GTGGACACGGAGACCGGGCGGACCAGCAGCATCCTTCTCGACGACCTCGCGCAGGACCGGGCGTCCCGCGAGGAGATGCTGGGCCGGTTGCGCGGAGTCACGGCCGCACCGGGCCAGGACCGGTTCGTCTCGTCGGCCGCCGAGATCGTGGCCCTCGCCGAGGCGGACCCCGGCCGTCACCTCCTGGTCGCCTCGCGCGGCGAGGAGGTCGCGGGGCTCGGCGTCCTGCACCCGGGCGGCGCTCCCACCGAGGTGGTCGCGCTGCTCGACGGGCCGGCGACCGGCGACGTCGTGCTGTTCCGCGGGTTCCTCGTCGACGCGGCGCACCAGGGGCAGGGCGTCGGGACCGCCGTGGCGGCCGCCCTGCCGGCGCTCGCGGCCCGGCTCGCGGAGCGCCTCGGACGAGGGCCTTTTGCGGCCGTCGTGCTGACCGTCAACGAGGAGAACGTCGCCGGGCTACGTGCCTACGCGCGCGGCGGGTTCGTCGACCGCGGCCGGTACCTCGGGGGTGACGCGGGGCCGCAGCGCGTCATGGCGCACGCGCTGTAG
- a CDS encoding TetR/AcrR family transcriptional regulator has protein sequence MTTHTSPASPARRGRRPGATSTRQAVLDAARARFAADGFTATTIRRVAADAGVDASLVMQFFRSKDELFAAVMSVPAGALSRFSAAFEGPDHGLGERVVRAFLGIWEEDAHSSAPLMAMLRGAIVNDQASTQLREFLQERLLVDAVASRDVEDATLRAGLVSSMLVGLVVGRGVVGVPTLAQADRETLVALVGPAVQTVLAPAPAALGDGEEDEGDDPCDKGMNR, from the coding sequence ATGACCACACACACGAGCCCGGCTTCCCCGGCGCGGCGCGGGCGTCGACCGGGTGCAACCTCGACCAGGCAAGCCGTCCTCGACGCGGCCCGCGCCCGGTTCGCGGCCGACGGCTTCACGGCGACCACGATCCGCCGCGTCGCGGCCGACGCCGGGGTCGACGCCTCGCTCGTGATGCAGTTCTTCCGGTCCAAGGACGAGCTCTTCGCGGCCGTCATGTCCGTGCCGGCGGGCGCACTCTCGCGCTTCAGCGCGGCGTTCGAGGGGCCCGACCACGGCCTCGGGGAGCGGGTGGTTCGGGCCTTCCTCGGAATCTGGGAAGAGGACGCCCACAGCTCTGCCCCGCTGATGGCCATGCTGCGCGGTGCCATCGTCAACGATCAGGCAAGTACCCAGCTGCGCGAGTTCCTCCAGGAGCGCCTCCTCGTCGACGCCGTCGCGTCCCGTGACGTCGAGGACGCGACGCTCCGCGCGGGGCTCGTGTCGTCGATGCTGGTCGGGCTCGTGGTGGGACGGGGAGTGGTCGGCGTCCCCACGCTGGCGCAAGCGGACCGTGAGACGCTGGTCGCCCTCGTCGGACCCGCCGTGCAGACGGTGCTCGCCCCGGCACCTGCGGCCCTCGGTGACGGGGAAGAGGACGAGGGCGATGACCCGTGCGACAAGGGGATGAACCGATGA